The Xanthomonas indica genome has a segment encoding these proteins:
- the miaB gene encoding tRNA (N6-isopentenyl adenosine(37)-C2)-methylthiotransferase MiaB yields MPGTVLHPLPSAGPAAAAAPVRGKLYIKTHGCQMNEYDSAKMADVLAASEGLELTDNPEEADVVLVNTCSIREKAQEKVFSQLGRWKALKAGGKPVIIGVGGCVASQEGEAIVKRAPYVDLVFGPQTLHRLPELIRARRESGKSQVDISFPEVEKFDRLPEPRAEGPSAFVSIMEGCSKYCSFCVVPYTRGEEISRPFEDVLVEVAQLAAQGVREINLLGQNVNAYRGPYADAEAGEEAQHADLGLLIRSIAQIEGIGRIRFTTSHPLEFSDSLVEAYRDVPQLANYLHLPVQAGSDRILSAMKRGYTALEFKQKIRKLRAVRPDISISSDFIVGFPGETDADFDKTMKLIEDVGFDQSFSFIYSRRPGTPAADLEDDTPEAVKHARLARLQAHINAHAQQISQGMIGSVQTVLVEGPSKKNPAELTGKTENMRSVNFPGHPRLIGQFVDVTITEALSNSLRGRLHLAEDDAAA; encoded by the coding sequence ATGCCCGGGACCGTCCTGCATCCCCTGCCCTCCGCCGGCCCCGCCGCCGCCGCCGCGCCGGTGCGCGGCAAGCTGTACATCAAGACTCACGGTTGCCAGATGAACGAGTACGACTCGGCCAAGATGGCCGACGTGCTCGCCGCATCCGAGGGCCTGGAGCTGACCGACAACCCCGAAGAAGCGGACGTGGTCCTGGTCAACACCTGCTCGATCCGCGAGAAGGCGCAGGAGAAGGTGTTCAGTCAGCTCGGCCGCTGGAAGGCGCTGAAGGCCGGCGGCAAGCCGGTGATCATCGGCGTCGGCGGCTGCGTGGCGTCGCAGGAAGGCGAGGCCATCGTCAAGCGCGCGCCCTACGTGGACCTGGTGTTCGGCCCACAGACCCTGCACCGGCTGCCGGAGCTGATCCGCGCGCGGCGCGAATCGGGCAAGTCGCAGGTGGACATCAGCTTCCCCGAGGTCGAGAAGTTCGACCGCCTGCCGGAGCCGCGCGCCGAAGGCCCGTCGGCCTTCGTGTCGATCATGGAAGGCTGCTCCAAGTACTGCTCGTTCTGCGTGGTGCCCTACACCCGCGGCGAGGAGATCAGCCGGCCGTTCGAGGACGTGCTGGTGGAAGTGGCGCAACTGGCCGCGCAGGGCGTGCGCGAGATCAACCTGCTCGGCCAGAACGTCAACGCCTACCGCGGCCCCTACGCCGACGCCGAGGCCGGCGAGGAAGCGCAGCATGCCGACCTGGGCCTGCTGATCCGCAGCATCGCGCAGATCGAGGGCATCGGCCGCATCCGCTTCACCACCTCGCATCCGCTGGAATTCAGCGACTCGCTGGTGGAGGCCTACCGCGACGTGCCGCAGCTGGCCAACTACCTGCACCTGCCGGTGCAGGCCGGCAGCGACCGCATCCTCAGCGCGATGAAGCGCGGCTACACCGCGCTGGAGTTCAAGCAGAAGATCCGCAAGCTGCGCGCGGTGCGGCCGGACATCTCGATCAGCTCGGACTTCATCGTCGGCTTCCCCGGCGAGACCGATGCCGACTTCGACAAGACCATGAAGCTGATCGAGGACGTGGGCTTCGACCAGAGCTTCTCCTTCATCTATTCGCGGCGCCCGGGCACGCCCGCCGCCGATCTGGAAGACGACACCCCCGAGGCGGTCAAGCACGCGCGGCTGGCGCGGCTGCAGGCGCACATCAACGCGCATGCGCAGCAGATCTCGCAGGGCATGATCGGCAGCGTGCAGACCGTGCTGGTGGAAGGACCGTCGAAGAAGAACCCGGCCGAGCTGACCGGCAAGACCGAGAACATGCGCTCGGTCAACTTCCCCGGCCACCCGCGCCTGATCGGCCAGTTCGTCGATGTGACCATCACCGAGGCGCTGAGCAACTCGCTGCGCGGCCGCCTGCACCTGGCCGAGGACGACGCCGCGGCCTGA
- a CDS encoding winged helix-turn-helix domain-containing protein has protein sequence MSEATPLSRVAFLLGDAARSRMLAALMGGQARTATELALDGGVAPSTASRHLTQLVEAGLLAVVRQGRHRYFRVADAQVAAAVEAMMGLAPPQTRRVGPADAGLRRARVCYDHLAGELAIRWRQQMETRGYLLCSDGMALSASGAAWCAAIGIDVAALRGSRRPLCRPCLDWSERRDHVAGALGSALLAHLLGTGLARRVPDSRAVQIGPRGERFLSALE, from the coding sequence ATGAGCGAAGCCACGCCGCTGTCCCGTGTCGCCTTCCTGCTGGGCGACGCCGCGCGCAGCCGCATGCTGGCGGCGTTGATGGGCGGGCAGGCGCGCACCGCCACGGAACTGGCCCTGGATGGTGGGGTGGCGCCGTCCACCGCCAGCCGGCATCTGACGCAACTGGTCGAGGCCGGCCTGCTCGCCGTGGTGCGCCAAGGCCGGCACCGCTATTTCCGCGTGGCCGATGCGCAGGTTGCCGCGGCAGTCGAGGCGATGATGGGACTGGCGCCGCCGCAGACCCGGCGGGTCGGCCCGGCGGATGCCGGCCTGCGCCGTGCGCGGGTGTGCTACGACCACCTTGCCGGCGAGCTGGCGATCCGCTGGCGCCAGCAGATGGAGACGCGCGGGTACCTGCTGTGCAGCGACGGCATGGCCCTGAGCGCGTCCGGCGCGGCCTGGTGCGCGGCGATCGGCATCGACGTGGCGGCCTTGCGCGGCTCCCGGCGGCCGCTGTGCCGGCCGTGCCTGGACTGGAGCGAGCGCCGCGACCACGTCGCCGGCGCGCTGGGCAGTGCCTTGCTCGCGCATCTGCTCGGCACCGGCCTGGCGCGGCGGGTGCCGGATTCGCGGGCCGTGCAGATTGGTCCGCGCGGTGAGCGGTTCCTGAGCGCGCTCGAATAG
- a CDS encoding OsmC family protein, giving the protein MTDTLHHYASQLHWTGNRGGGTADYAGYGRDYTLQVPGKPRLPGSADPAFRGDPALHNPEDLFVGALAACHMLTYLALCAHAGIRVLAYDDQAQGWLELHPGRGGRFREVALAPRVTIAADSDATRAHALHAQAHAQCFIANSCAVAVRCEATVVHGEAAAEALR; this is encoded by the coding sequence ATGACCGACACGCTCCACCACTACGCTTCGCAGCTGCACTGGACCGGCAACCGCGGCGGCGGCACCGCCGACTACGCCGGCTACGGCCGCGACTACACCCTGCAGGTTCCCGGCAAGCCGCGACTGCCCGGCAGCGCCGATCCCGCGTTCCGTGGCGACCCGGCGCTGCACAATCCAGAAGACCTGTTCGTCGGCGCCCTCGCCGCCTGCCACATGCTCACCTACCTGGCGCTGTGCGCACATGCCGGCATCCGGGTGTTGGCCTACGACGACCAGGCGCAGGGCTGGCTGGAGCTGCATCCCGGCCGGGGCGGACGCTTCCGCGAGGTGGCGCTGGCGCCGCGGGTGACCATTGCCGCGGACAGCGATGCGACCCGCGCGCACGCGCTGCACGCACAGGCGCACGCGCAGTGCTTCATCGCCAACAGCTGCGCGGTGGCGGTGCGCTGCGAGGCGACGGTCGTGCACGGCGAGGCGGCGGCGGAGGCGCTGCGATGA
- a CDS encoding ACT domain-containing protein codes for MKDVEIHLDDRPGALAAMAQALGAAGISIEGGGAWRVEGHAVAHFLFDAAAPVRDALQAHGIRVAAERPAVLLRLDQQTPGQLGLLTGLLGAAGIDIAVQYSDHHGQLVLVVDDLAGARAIADAWMQERAARRDGAQR; via the coding sequence ATGAAGGACGTGGAGATCCATCTCGACGATCGCCCCGGCGCACTGGCGGCGATGGCCCAGGCACTGGGCGCGGCCGGCATCAGCATCGAAGGCGGCGGCGCATGGCGCGTGGAGGGCCACGCGGTCGCGCACTTCCTGTTCGATGCTGCCGCGCCGGTGCGCGACGCGCTGCAGGCGCACGGCATTCGCGTCGCCGCCGAGCGCCCCGCGGTGCTGCTGCGCCTGGACCAGCAAACGCCGGGACAACTCGGCCTGCTGACTGGCCTGCTGGGCGCCGCCGGCATCGACATCGCCGTGCAGTACAGCGATCACCACGGTCAGCTGGTGCTGGTGGTGGACGATCTTGCCGGCGCACGGGCGATCGCGGACGCGTGGATGCAGGAACGCGCCGCACGCCGCGACGGTGCGCAGCGATAA
- a CDS encoding PhoH family protein, with amino-acid sequence MTTPAQRDFTLDPADTERLANLAGPFDAHLRQIELRLGVEISNRGNVYRVTGPEQAVAAAERLLQALYAEADHVVFDDQEIHLRLNQSNVDQVAQRAYQPQEVAIKVKRGTVRGRGANQAKYLHQIATHDINFGIGPAGTGKTFLAVASAVEALNESRVQRLILVRPAVEAGEKLGFLPGDLSQKVDPYLRPLYDALYEMLGVEKVVKLLEKNVIEIAPLAYMRGRTLNDAYVILDEAQNTTIEQMKMFLTRLGFGSTAVVTGDLTQIDLPKHVKSGLRDAIEVLHEVDGVSFTFFEARDVVRHPLVARIVNAYEKRDVVDRASGPSA; translated from the coding sequence ATGACCACCCCTGCGCAACGCGACTTCACCCTGGATCCCGCCGACACCGAGCGCCTGGCCAACCTGGCCGGTCCGTTCGATGCGCACCTGCGGCAGATCGAACTGCGCCTGGGCGTGGAGATCTCCAACCGTGGCAACGTGTACCGGGTGACCGGGCCGGAGCAGGCGGTGGCCGCGGCGGAGCGGCTGCTGCAGGCGCTGTACGCCGAGGCCGACCACGTCGTCTTCGACGACCAGGAAATCCACCTGCGGCTCAACCAGTCCAATGTCGACCAGGTGGCGCAGCGCGCCTACCAACCGCAGGAGGTGGCGATCAAGGTCAAGCGTGGCACGGTGCGCGGCCGCGGCGCCAACCAGGCCAAGTACCTGCACCAGATCGCCACCCACGACATCAACTTCGGCATCGGCCCGGCCGGCACCGGCAAGACCTTCCTGGCCGTGGCCAGCGCGGTGGAAGCACTGAACGAATCGCGGGTGCAGCGGCTGATCCTGGTGCGCCCGGCGGTGGAGGCCGGCGAGAAGCTCGGCTTTCTGCCCGGCGACCTCAGCCAGAAGGTCGACCCCTACCTGCGCCCGCTGTACGACGCGCTGTACGAGATGCTGGGCGTGGAGAAGGTGGTCAAGCTGCTGGAGAAGAACGTCATCGAGATCGCGCCGCTGGCGTACATGCGCGGACGCACCCTCAACGACGCCTACGTGATCCTGGACGAAGCGCAGAACACCACCATCGAACAGATGAAGATGTTCCTGACCCGCCTCGGCTTCGGCAGCACCGCCGTGGTCACCGGCGACCTGACCCAGATCGACCTGCCCAAGCACGTCAAGTCCGGCCTGCGCGATGCCATCGAGGTGCTGCACGAGGTGGATGGGGTCAGCTTCACCTTCTTCGAGGCGCGCGACGTGGTCCGGCATCCGCTGGTGGCGCGCATCGTCAACGCCTACGAGAAGCGCGACGTCGTCGACCGCGCCAGCGGCCCGTCGGCGTGA